The following are from one region of the Streptomyces rubrogriseus genome:
- a CDS encoding ZIP family metal transporter, translating to MSDAVQAGLWGLLAGAALLLGAAIGFGVRVPQKVIATVMAFGAGVLLSAVSYELVGEAYEQAGLAPAAIGTIIGATAYTLGNLWLARRGARHRKRSGHHTAHAQPSEAQQGGSGLALAFGALLDGVPESAVIGVSLLDGGAVSMVTVAAVFISNVPEGLSSSAGMKRAGRGTAYVFGVWGAIAAASTVSAVLGYTVVGAFSPAVVAAVTAVAAGAILAMIADTMIPEAFEDAHLAIGLVTVSGFLVSFALSHA from the coding sequence ATGAGCGATGCGGTGCAGGCGGGGCTGTGGGGCTTGCTGGCGGGAGCGGCGCTGCTGCTGGGCGCGGCGATCGGGTTCGGGGTGCGGGTGCCGCAGAAGGTGATCGCCACCGTGATGGCCTTCGGCGCCGGGGTGCTCCTCTCCGCGGTCTCCTACGAACTCGTCGGTGAGGCCTACGAACAGGCCGGACTGGCACCCGCGGCGATCGGCACGATCATCGGAGCGACCGCCTACACCCTGGGCAACCTCTGGCTGGCCCGCCGTGGTGCCAGGCACCGGAAGAGGTCCGGCCACCACACCGCGCACGCGCAGCCCTCCGAAGCCCAGCAGGGCGGTTCGGGCCTGGCTCTCGCGTTCGGGGCGCTCCTGGACGGGGTGCCGGAATCGGCCGTGATCGGCGTGAGCCTGCTCGACGGCGGCGCGGTCAGCATGGTCACGGTGGCGGCCGTGTTCATCAGTAACGTCCCGGAGGGGCTGTCGAGTTCCGCCGGTATGAAACGCGCGGGCCGCGGCACGGCGTACGTCTTCGGTGTGTGGGGCGCGATCGCCGCCGCCAGTACCGTGTCCGCGGTCCTCGGCTACACCGTCGTCGGCGCCTTTTCCCCCGCCGTCGTCGCCGCCGTCACCGCGGTGGCGGCCGGGGCGATCCTCGCGATGATCGCGGACACCATGATCCCGGAGGCCTTCGAAGACGCCCACCTGGCCATCGGGCTGGTCACGGTCAGCGGCTTCCTCGTCTCCTTCGCACTCTCCCACGCATGA
- a CDS encoding ATP-grasp domain-containing protein produces MSEEDVKNVFVVGLDEANLPTLQAVPGARSLRFHGLLTVEELQDGEVSVPDILEKAQRELDAFEGSIDAIVGYWDFPVSTLVPILGERYGTRTTSLESVVKCEHKYWSRLEQREVTDCHPRFGRVDLRGDPPRPPDGVRFPMWLKPALSYSSELAFGVGDEEEFRKAVTEIRDGISRVGRPFERILDRIDLPPEMDGVGGRVCLAEEECSGIQVAVEGYVHQGEVTVYGTLDSIDYPDSACFLRHQYPSTLPAQVIGRLHDVTERVMSRIGFDSATFSMEYFYDPSSERINLLEINPRHSQSHAELFQYVDGVSNHHPMLALALGSDPTMPHRQGPYAMAAKWYYRWFTDGEVRNVPSPETIARIERETPGVRIHVLPEAGRRLSDLSQQDSYSYEVAHIFTGGNDEDEMREKYDHCVAALGLTIDEPDAGARR; encoded by the coding sequence GTGTCTGAAGAGGATGTGAAGAATGTCTTCGTCGTCGGTCTCGACGAGGCGAACCTGCCGACGCTCCAGGCCGTACCGGGCGCCCGATCGCTGCGCTTCCACGGCCTGTTGACGGTGGAGGAGCTCCAGGACGGAGAGGTCTCGGTGCCCGACATCCTGGAGAAGGCCCAGCGGGAGCTGGACGCCTTCGAGGGAAGCATCGACGCCATCGTGGGCTACTGGGACTTCCCGGTCAGCACCCTGGTGCCGATCCTCGGCGAGCGTTACGGCACCCGCACCACCAGCCTGGAGTCGGTGGTCAAGTGCGAGCACAAGTACTGGAGCCGGCTCGAACAGCGCGAGGTCACCGACTGCCACCCGCGCTTCGGCCGCGTCGACCTGCGGGGCGACCCGCCGCGCCCGCCGGACGGCGTGCGCTTCCCGATGTGGCTCAAGCCCGCACTGTCCTATTCCTCCGAACTCGCCTTCGGCGTCGGCGACGAGGAGGAGTTCCGCAAGGCCGTCACGGAGATCCGGGACGGCATCTCCCGCGTCGGCCGCCCCTTCGAGCGCATCCTCGACCGCATCGACCTGCCGCCCGAGATGGACGGCGTCGGCGGCCGGGTGTGCCTCGCCGAGGAGGAGTGCTCCGGCATCCAGGTCGCGGTGGAGGGCTATGTGCACCAGGGCGAGGTGACCGTCTACGGCACCCTGGACTCCATCGACTATCCGGACTCGGCGTGCTTCCTGCGCCACCAGTATCCCTCCACCCTCCCCGCACAGGTGATCGGACGGCTGCACGACGTCACCGAGCGCGTGATGAGCCGTATCGGCTTCGACTCGGCGACCTTCAGCATGGAGTACTTCTACGACCCGAGCAGTGAGCGGATCAACCTGCTCGAGATCAACCCCCGCCACTCCCAGTCGCACGCCGAGCTGTTCCAGTACGTCGACGGGGTGTCCAACCACCACCCCATGCTGGCGCTCGCCCTCGGCTCCGACCCGACCATGCCGCACCGGCAGGGTCCCTACGCGATGGCCGCGAAGTGGTACTACCGCTGGTTCACGGACGGCGAGGTGCGCAACGTGCCCTCGCCCGAGACGATCGCGCGGATCGAGCGGGAGACACCGGGCGTGCGGATCCACGTCCTGCCCGAGGCCGGCCGGCGACTGTCCGACCTCTCCCAGCAGGACAGTTACAGCTACGAGGTCGCGCACATCTTCACCGGCGGGAACGACGAGGACGAGATGCGCGAGAAGTACGACCACTGCGTGGCGGCCCTCGGGCTCACCATCGACGAGCCCGACGCGGGAGCGCGACGGTAA
- a CDS encoding CocE/NonD family hydrolase: protein MRYVTQLPHETKEEEHVVIPMSDGVRLSARVWRPLSSDHEPVPAVLEYIPYRKRDLTAVRDSVHHPYIAGHGYACVRVDLRGTGESEGVLRDEYLEQEQRDAEEVLAWLADQPWCDGSTGMMGISWGAFAALQVAARQPPSLKAIVIASFTDDRHADDMHYMGGAMLSDNLAEAGTMFAYATCPPDPAVVGDRWREMWHERLEHTRPWVLEWLRHQRRDDYWRHASVAEDYQAVRCPVLASSGWADGYSNAVTRLLAHLDVPRKGLIGPWSHKFPHLGEPGPAIGYLQEVVRWWDHWLKGVDNGAMDGPMLRTWMQDSVPPSTSYEERPGRWVAEPSWPSPNVHPVTHPLSRHRIEAPVEQSPEHGGRAAAGDVLTVRSPLSVGQFAGKWASYNAPPDLPYDQREEDGGSLVFETDPLTEPLEILGSPTVELDLSVAEPVAMVAARLSDVRPDGAATRVTYGLLNLTRCESTEQPEPLEPGRRYRATVHLNGVAQSFPPGHRIRLSLSTSYWPLAWPPPRPAELSVHERSSTLTLPVRPPHRPDDTPADPFGVPEGTPPLTTTTLSPPEERWEVRRDLIDYDAELNIVKDRGLIRCDDIGVDVGCRAHERYAATADDFTSARGESTWTMRFGRDDWDVSVVTHTRLRCDEQSFFVDATLDGYEAGRRVFSRTWNETVPRDLL, encoded by the coding sequence ATGCGTTACGTGACCCAACTGCCCCACGAGACGAAGGAAGAAGAGCACGTCGTCATTCCCATGTCCGACGGCGTCCGCCTGTCGGCGCGGGTGTGGCGGCCCCTGTCGTCCGACCACGAACCCGTGCCCGCGGTACTGGAGTACATCCCCTACCGCAAACGGGACCTCACCGCCGTCCGCGACTCGGTCCACCACCCCTACATCGCCGGGCACGGCTACGCCTGCGTCCGCGTCGACCTGCGCGGAACCGGTGAGTCCGAAGGGGTCCTCCGGGACGAGTACCTGGAACAGGAGCAGCGCGACGCCGAGGAGGTGCTGGCCTGGCTCGCCGACCAGCCCTGGTGCGACGGCAGCACCGGGATGATGGGTATCTCCTGGGGCGCCTTCGCCGCACTCCAGGTGGCGGCCAGGCAGCCGCCGAGCCTCAAGGCCATCGTCATCGCCTCGTTCACGGACGACCGGCACGCCGACGACATGCACTACATGGGCGGCGCGATGCTGTCCGACAACCTGGCCGAGGCGGGCACCATGTTCGCCTACGCCACCTGCCCGCCCGACCCGGCCGTGGTCGGTGACCGCTGGCGCGAGATGTGGCACGAACGCCTGGAACACACCCGGCCCTGGGTGCTGGAGTGGCTCCGGCACCAGCGCCGCGACGACTACTGGCGGCACGCCTCGGTCGCCGAGGACTACCAGGCCGTACGGTGCCCCGTCCTCGCCTCCAGCGGCTGGGCGGACGGTTACTCGAACGCCGTCACCCGGCTGCTCGCCCACCTGGACGTGCCCCGCAAGGGGTTGATCGGCCCCTGGTCGCACAAGTTCCCCCACCTCGGCGAACCCGGCCCCGCCATCGGCTACCTCCAGGAGGTGGTGCGCTGGTGGGACCACTGGCTCAAGGGCGTCGACAACGGGGCCATGGACGGCCCCATGCTGCGCACCTGGATGCAGGACAGCGTGCCGCCGTCCACGTCGTACGAGGAACGGCCGGGGCGCTGGGTGGCGGAGCCGTCCTGGCCCTCTCCGAACGTCCACCCGGTCACCCACCCGCTCAGCCGGCACCGCATCGAGGCCCCGGTGGAGCAGTCGCCCGAGCACGGCGGGAGGGCCGCGGCAGGCGACGTACTGACCGTGCGGTCGCCGTTGTCCGTCGGCCAGTTCGCCGGCAAGTGGGCCTCCTACAACGCGCCCCCGGACCTGCCGTACGACCAGCGTGAGGAGGACGGCGGCTCCCTCGTCTTCGAGACCGATCCGCTCACCGAACCGCTGGAGATCCTGGGCTCACCGACCGTGGAACTCGACCTGTCGGTCGCCGAGCCGGTCGCCATGGTGGCCGCGCGTCTGTCCGACGTACGCCCCGACGGAGCCGCGACCCGGGTGACCTACGGACTGCTCAACCTCACGCGCTGCGAGAGCACCGAGCAGCCCGAGCCGCTGGAACCCGGCCGGCGCTACCGGGCCACGGTCCACCTCAACGGAGTGGCACAGTCCTTCCCGCCGGGACACCGGATCCGCCTGTCCCTGTCCACCTCCTACTGGCCGCTCGCCTGGCCGCCGCCGAGGCCCGCCGAGCTGAGCGTCCACGAGCGGTCCAGCACCCTCACCCTTCCCGTCCGGCCGCCGCACCGCCCCGACGACACACCTGCCGACCCGTTCGGCGTCCCGGAGGGGACTCCGCCGCTGACGACGACCACGCTGAGCCCTCCGGAGGAACGCTGGGAGGTGCGGCGCGACCTGATCGACTACGACGCCGAACTGAACATCGTCAAGGACCGGGGCCTGATCCGCTGCGACGACATCGGCGTGGACGTCGGTTGCCGGGCTCACGAGCGGTACGCGGCGACGGCGGACGACTTCACCTCGGCGCGTGGCGAGTCGACGTGGACCATGCGCTTCGGGCGGGACGACTGGGACGTCAGCGTCGTGACCCACACCCGGCTCAGGTGCGACGAACAGAGCTTCTTCGTTGACGCCACCCTCGACGGCTACGAGGCGGGTCGCCGCGTGTTCTCCCGCACCTGGAACGAAACGGTGCCGCGGGACCTGCTCTGA
- a CDS encoding cytochrome d ubiquinol oxidase subunit II, whose translation MLADTALAVMWVGLTCYALFGGADFGAGVWDLLAGGSRRGLPQRRLIEHSIGPIWEANHVWLIFVIVLLWSAFSPVFAAVMSTLYLPLTLAALGIIARGAAFAFRKASTELWQQRLFGACFALSSLVTPFFLGTVAGAVASGRVPPGLAAGNVITSWLNPTSALGGVLAVTTCAHLAAVYLCADAARDGERALASAFARRAVVSGLVSGAVAGAGIAVLHADAPELFHGLTHRALPLVILSVVAGLLGLALLHRNRFVLARPASALAVAAILWAWGAGQYPAMLVGGTTVHQAASDGAVLAACLVVLAVGALLLVPSLWLLYATFQRRAPAAGPGSSSSSEASVD comes from the coding sequence GTGCTCGCAGACACGGCTCTTGCTGTCATGTGGGTGGGCCTCACCTGCTACGCCCTGTTCGGCGGGGCGGACTTCGGGGCCGGTGTATGGGACCTGCTCGCTGGCGGATCTCGGCGCGGACTGCCCCAGCGGCGTCTGATCGAGCACAGCATCGGCCCCATCTGGGAGGCCAACCACGTGTGGCTCATCTTCGTGATCGTGCTGCTGTGGTCCGCCTTCTCCCCCGTGTTCGCCGCCGTGATGTCCACGCTCTACCTGCCGCTGACGCTCGCCGCCCTGGGCATCATCGCGCGCGGGGCCGCCTTCGCCTTCCGCAAGGCGAGCACCGAGCTGTGGCAGCAGCGGCTGTTCGGGGCCTGCTTCGCCCTGTCCTCCCTGGTCACGCCGTTCTTCCTCGGCACCGTCGCGGGGGCGGTCGCCTCCGGACGGGTCCCTCCGGGTCTCGCCGCCGGCAACGTGATCACCAGCTGGCTCAATCCGACGTCTGCCCTCGGCGGTGTCCTCGCGGTCACCACCTGCGCCCATCTCGCCGCGGTGTACCTGTGTGCCGACGCCGCCCGCGACGGCGAGCGCGCGCTCGCCTCGGCCTTCGCCCGTCGCGCCGTCGTCAGCGGTCTGGTCAGTGGCGCCGTCGCGGGCGCCGGTATCGCCGTGTTGCACGCCGACGCCCCCGAGCTCTTCCACGGGCTGACCCATCGCGCGCTGCCGCTGGTCATCCTGAGCGTCGTCGCCGGTCTCCTCGGCCTCGCCCTGCTGCACCGCAACCGCTTCGTGCTGGCCCGCCCCGCCTCGGCGCTGGCTGTCGCCGCGATCCTGTGGGCGTGGGGCGCGGGGCAGTACCCGGCGATGCTGGTCGGCGGAACGACGGTCCATCAGGCCGCCTCGGACGGTGCGGTCCTGGCGGCCTGCCTGGTGGTACTGGCCGTGGGGGCCCTCCTGCTCGTCCCCTCACTGTGGCTGCTGTACGCCACGTTCCAACGGCGCGCTCCCGCCGCCGGGCCCGGCTCCTCATCCTCCTCCGAGGCGTCGGTCGACTGA
- a CDS encoding cytochrome ubiquinol oxidase subunit I, whose protein sequence is MHHLAAAPWQVAALAVDKVSEGDLAAARAQMGFSLAWHIVVACLGVGLPALTLLAEWYGIRTGNPAHQLLARRWARAMGVLFAVGAVSGTILSFEMGLLWPGLMGMFGQVIGLPFALEGIAFFIEAIFLGIYLYAWDRLPPRRHLLTGLPIVVAGVASAFFVVCANAWMNQPRGFVLREGKVVDVDPWAAMLNPASPPQTVHMILAAFMVASFLTAAVYAVALLRGRRDAYHKAGFYIPFTLGAVVTPFQLVVGDWAARFLAEFQPAKLAAIEGVFTTGSHVPLTLGGIARDDALRYGLEIPNGLSLLVGYSPSTVVQGLDKVPRDQWPAVTGVHWAFDVMVGIGLFLLALGAWLLLSWWRGRRCRGELLDQRGSRLFLTLAAIGGPASVVALESGWCVTELGRQPWIVWGIMSVRDAVNPAPGLMTGLWLVLIVYAGMTVATVYVLRRLAKGTAVPLAPQEQDVESYPVV, encoded by the coding sequence ATGCATCATCTGGCCGCGGCGCCGTGGCAGGTCGCCGCGCTGGCCGTGGACAAGGTCTCCGAGGGCGACCTCGCCGCGGCCCGGGCACAGATGGGGTTCTCCCTCGCTTGGCACATCGTCGTCGCGTGTCTCGGGGTGGGCCTGCCCGCGCTCACGCTGCTCGCCGAGTGGTACGGCATCCGTACCGGAAACCCCGCCCACCAGCTCCTGGCACGCCGGTGGGCTCGTGCGATGGGCGTGCTCTTTGCCGTGGGCGCGGTGTCCGGCACGATTCTCAGCTTCGAGATGGGACTGCTGTGGCCGGGCCTGATGGGGATGTTCGGGCAGGTCATCGGGTTGCCCTTCGCCCTGGAGGGCATCGCCTTCTTCATCGAGGCCATCTTTCTCGGCATTTACCTCTACGCCTGGGACCGGCTCCCGCCCAGGCGGCACCTGCTCACCGGGCTGCCGATCGTGGTGGCGGGTGTCGCCTCGGCCTTCTTCGTGGTCTGCGCCAACGCCTGGATGAACCAGCCCCGTGGTTTCGTGCTGCGGGAGGGGAAGGTCGTCGACGTGGACCCCTGGGCCGCCATGCTCAATCCCGCGAGCCCGCCGCAGACCGTGCACATGATCCTCGCCGCGTTCATGGTGGCCTCCTTCCTGACGGCGGCGGTCTACGCGGTCGCCCTGCTACGGGGCCGCCGGGACGCCTATCACAAGGCGGGGTTCTACATCCCCTTCACGCTGGGAGCTGTGGTGACGCCCTTTCAGCTCGTCGTGGGGGACTGGGCCGCGCGGTTCCTGGCGGAGTTCCAGCCGGCGAAACTGGCGGCGATCGAGGGGGTGTTCACCACCGGTTCGCACGTACCGCTGACTCTCGGCGGCATCGCGCGTGACGATGCCCTGCGCTACGGGCTGGAGATCCCCAACGGCCTCTCCCTGCTGGTCGGCTACTCGCCGAGCACCGTCGTCCAGGGCCTGGACAAGGTGCCCCGCGACCAGTGGCCGGCGGTGACGGGCGTGCACTGGGCGTTCGACGTCATGGTGGGGATCGGGCTGTTCCTCCTGGCCCTGGGGGCCTGGCTGTTGCTCTCCTGGTGGCGCGGACGCCGGTGCCGGGGTGAGCTGCTCGACCAGCGCGGGTCCCGGCTGTTCCTGACGCTGGCCGCGATCGGCGGTCCGGCCTCGGTGGTCGCGCTGGAGAGCGGCTGGTGCGTCACCGAACTCGGGCGGCAGCCCTGGATCGTCTGGGGAATCATGAGCGTGCGTGACGCCGTCAACCCGGCGCCGGGCCTCATGACCGGACTGTGGCTGGTGCTGATCGTCTATGCCGGCATGACCGTCGCCACCGTCTATGTGCTCCGCCGCCTCGCCAAGGGCACTGCCGTGCCCCTGGCACCGCAGGAACAGGATGTCGAGAGCTATCCCGTCGTATGA
- a CDS encoding helix-turn-helix transcriptional regulator — MVSESPQVRLKGRQAECSRLDQLIATVQAGHSSVLVLRGEVGIGKTALLDFGRTSAQGCRTARAVGIESEMELAYGGLHQLCAPFLDHLGRLPDPQREALGTAFGLSSGSPPDRFLVGLAALSLLADVATKEPLICFIDDAQWLDRVSLQTIAFVGRRLLAERVGLVLAVRESSVEAELAGLSQLTVEPLSDGDARALLDSVIPGPLDERVRTRIVAETQGNPLALLELSRGLTSAELAGGFGRPDARPLASQIEQSFIARVRALPPQTRELLLVAAAEPVGDVTLLTRAAALLEIETSASAAAEAAGLITIGTRVRFRHPVVRSAAYRVASAEARQQVHRALAEVTDADKDPDRRAWHLANATAGSDETVAAELVRSADRAQARGGVAAAAAFLQRAAELTPDPAVRGTRTLAAARTKYQAGAYSAARELLDAATISPLDERQLAEADLLRGRITFASRNAGSALPLLLKAARRLEPLDARLAQETYRDALDAALIVDRLPVGARLRDIATTALAAPSKPPLDRNNLLLRGLSIMTVDGYAAGAPMVLRALDAFCTEEIGTEESLGWFPLAARMAFNVWDFHSNTVLSTRLVELARESGALSVLPSALLQLVSNRVLAGELDHADALIAEAQTLGEATNSRYLAHYVSLVTEPWRGQEAATLHAINAMTRDADLHQGRQGKVLSASQWAKAVLYNGLGRYEEAYAAAEQGAENLEELGLAIRSMVELVEAAVRSGRRARAAEAARQLDAFAQASGTDWALGTAAMVRAQVSEEETEALYREAVERLGRTEVKITHARSHLLYGEWLRRENRRVDAREHLGTAYRILSAIGVDGFAERAWHEMRATGATVGKRTPEPRASLTAQESQIARLAGAGMTNPEIGAQLFISPHTVEWHLRKVFAKLDIASRKQISGALWEGTVVTT, encoded by the coding sequence ATGGTGAGCGAGAGTCCTCAGGTACGCCTGAAGGGGCGGCAGGCCGAGTGCTCCAGACTGGACCAGCTCATCGCGACGGTGCAGGCCGGCCACAGCTCCGTTCTGGTCCTGCGTGGCGAGGTGGGCATCGGAAAGACGGCGTTGCTCGACTTCGGACGCACCAGCGCGCAGGGATGCCGGACCGCCAGAGCTGTGGGCATCGAGTCGGAGATGGAGCTGGCCTACGGGGGCCTGCACCAGTTGTGCGCGCCTTTCCTGGACCATCTCGGTCGCCTGCCTGACCCTCAGCGCGAGGCACTCGGCACGGCGTTCGGCCTGAGCTCGGGGTCTCCACCGGACCGTTTCCTCGTCGGTCTCGCGGCACTCAGCCTTCTCGCCGACGTGGCCACGAAGGAACCTCTCATCTGCTTCATCGATGACGCCCAGTGGCTGGACAGGGTCTCCCTGCAAACGATCGCCTTCGTCGGGCGACGTCTACTCGCCGAGCGCGTCGGACTGGTCCTCGCCGTCCGCGAGTCGTCCGTCGAGGCCGAACTGGCGGGACTGTCGCAGCTCACGGTCGAGCCGTTGAGCGACGGCGACGCCCGCGCGCTGTTGGACTCCGTGATCCCGGGCCCCCTGGACGAGCGGGTCCGCACCCGCATCGTGGCCGAGACTCAGGGAAATCCTCTCGCCCTGCTCGAACTGTCCCGGGGTCTGACGTCGGCGGAGCTGGCAGGCGGGTTCGGACGCCCCGACGCACGGCCGCTGGCAAGCCAGATCGAACAGAGCTTCATCGCACGCGTCCGGGCGCTTCCTCCCCAGACGCGCGAACTGCTACTCGTCGCCGCGGCGGAGCCCGTGGGCGACGTGACGCTCCTGACGAGGGCCGCCGCACTGCTCGAGATCGAGACGTCGGCTTCCGCGGCGGCCGAGGCTGCCGGATTGATCACTATCGGTACCCGGGTGCGGTTCCGGCATCCCGTGGTGCGCTCGGCTGCCTACCGGGTTGCGTCGGCCGAGGCTCGCCAGCAGGTCCACCGGGCCCTGGCCGAGGTGACGGACGCCGACAAGGACCCCGATCGCCGGGCCTGGCACCTGGCCAACGCGACGGCCGGTTCCGACGAGACGGTGGCGGCGGAGCTGGTGCGCTCTGCCGACCGGGCACAAGCGCGCGGCGGAGTCGCCGCGGCGGCCGCGTTCCTGCAACGGGCCGCGGAGCTGACCCCCGACCCCGCTGTTCGTGGAACCCGGACACTGGCGGCGGCCCGGACCAAGTACCAGGCCGGCGCATACAGCGCTGCACGCGAACTACTGGACGCCGCCACCATCAGTCCCCTGGACGAGCGGCAGCTCGCCGAGGCGGACCTGCTCCGCGGTCGGATCACGTTCGCCTCCAGGAACGCCGGCAGCGCCCTGCCTCTCCTCCTCAAGGCGGCAAGACGCCTGGAGCCACTGGACGCGCGGCTGGCCCAGGAGACGTACCGTGACGCACTCGACGCCGCGCTCATCGTCGACCGGCTGCCGGTCGGGGCGCGGCTCCGGGACATCGCCACGACGGCTCTCGCCGCGCCCTCCAAGCCGCCACTGGACCGGAACAACCTGCTCCTTCGGGGCCTGTCCATCATGACAGTGGACGGATACGCGGCGGGCGCGCCCATGGTGCTGCGCGCCCTGGACGCCTTCTGCACGGAGGAGATCGGCACGGAGGAGAGCCTCGGCTGGTTCCCCCTCGCCGCTCGCATGGCCTTCAACGTCTGGGACTTCCACAGCAACACGGTTCTGTCGACGCGACTGGTCGAGCTCGCCCGTGAGAGCGGGGCCCTGTCCGTGTTGCCGTCCGCGCTTCTTCAGTTGGTGTCGAACCGTGTGCTGGCGGGGGAACTGGATCACGCGGACGCGCTCATCGCGGAGGCGCAGACCCTCGGTGAGGCGACGAACAGCCGCTACCTCGCGCACTACGTGTCCCTGGTGACGGAGCCGTGGAGAGGCCAAGAAGCGGCGACGCTCCACGCCATCAACGCGATGACCCGAGACGCGGATCTGCATCAGGGTCGGCAGGGCAAGGTGCTCAGTGCCAGCCAGTGGGCGAAGGCGGTGCTCTACAACGGGCTCGGCCGCTACGAGGAGGCGTACGCCGCGGCGGAACAAGGCGCCGAGAACCTGGAGGAACTCGGCCTGGCCATCCGGTCGATGGTCGAACTGGTAGAGGCGGCCGTGCGCAGCGGCAGACGGGCTCGGGCCGCCGAGGCAGCCCGGCAGCTCGACGCCTTCGCACAAGCCAGCGGCACCGACTGGGCTCTCGGAACCGCGGCCATGGTGCGCGCGCAGGTGAGCGAGGAAGAGACCGAGGCCCTGTACCGAGAGGCCGTCGAGCGACTCGGCCGTACCGAGGTCAAGATCACTCACGCGCGCTCGCACCTGCTCTACGGGGAGTGGCTGCGCCGGGAGAACCGCCGCGTCGACGCGCGCGAACACCTGGGGACGGCGTACCGGATCCTCAGCGCGATCGGAGTCGACGGTTTCGCGGAGCGCGCCTGGCACGAGATGCGCGCCACCGGCGCGACGGTGGGCAAACGAACTCCTGAGCCCCGTGCGTCGCTCACTGCCCAGGAATCGCAGATCGCGCGCTTGGCGGGGGCAGGCATGACCAATCCCGAGATCGGAGCTCAGCTCTTCATCAGCCCGCACACCGTGGAATGGCACCTGCGCAAGGTGTTCGCGAAGCTCGACATCGCGTCGCGCAAGCAGATCAGCGGTGCGCTGTGGGAAGGGACAGTGGTGACCACCTGA